The sequence GACGCGGGGATCGGCGCTGTATGAGTGACCACGATGTGTTCCTCGCCGACTGCCCCGCCCGCACCACGCTGGATCTGGTAGCCGACACCTGGTCGGTCGTCGTGGTGTTCGGGCTGGGGGGTGGTCCGCACCGCTACGGCGAACTGTGCGACCGGATAGGCGGGATCAGCAAGAAGATGCTGACCCAGACGCTGCGCAAGCTAGAGCGGAACAAGCTCGTGGAGCGGCGAGTCCTGGCCACCGCGCCCGCAGGCGTGGAGTATCGGCTGACACCACTCGGGCAGAGCCTGCTCGGGCCGGTGTCGGTGCTCGCACGGTGGGCTGAGGAGCACGCCGAGGAACTGGCCGACGACGCCAGCGCCCCTTAACACAGGGCAGGGAACCGGATGGTTCCCCACGTCCTCCTAGCG is a genomic window of Actinomadura citrea containing:
- a CDS encoding winged helix-turn-helix transcriptional regulator; amino-acid sequence: MSDHDVFLADCPARTTLDLVADTWSVVVVFGLGGGPHRYGELCDRIGGISKKMLTQTLRKLERNKLVERRVLATAPAGVEYRLTPLGQSLLGPVSVLARWAEEHAEELADDASAP